One genomic region from Euzebya tangerina encodes:
- a CDS encoding DUF2397 family protein, with protein MDRERDRLADIGWSDLPRDLWSFNSGENRRRYLAVLACFDANAFEPALNAELARVDAPELADDAALDATLDQLTTGWGLLTESRDETARYRDPAEFRRRTRQWQLTRDGQAAIATLHGAVAARTRYAALQPAVMDDLAAALSQTVDATRATPPDVGIVHSRLSEAVRTHLTLVENLRTFMQDVNRFLTGVDAGDDEVYAAKQAILSYLQQFVLDADRPAGAIRRACTRIVDVGVDRLAELAVEGANLAPTLTGEDPRAGAVTQLTAEIHGILEWFGADGARLFDGMLPRGRGGVRGCR; from the coding sequence ATGGACCGGGAAAGGGATCGACTGGCCGACATCGGTTGGTCGGACCTGCCGAGAGACCTGTGGTCGTTCAACTCCGGCGAGAACAGACGCCGATACCTGGCCGTCCTCGCCTGCTTCGACGCCAACGCCTTCGAGCCGGCCCTGAACGCCGAACTGGCCAGGGTTGACGCGCCGGAACTCGCCGATGACGCAGCCCTAGACGCGACACTGGATCAGCTGACCACGGGCTGGGGACTGCTGACAGAGTCCCGCGACGAGACCGCTCGGTACCGAGATCCGGCCGAGTTTCGCCGACGGACGCGTCAGTGGCAGCTGACCCGCGACGGGCAGGCCGCAATCGCAACGCTGCACGGCGCGGTCGCGGCCAGGACGCGATACGCCGCACTCCAGCCGGCCGTCATGGACGACCTGGCTGCCGCACTGTCCCAGACCGTCGATGCGACACGGGCCACTCCGCCCGACGTCGGGATCGTGCATTCCCGGCTGAGCGAGGCGGTCCGGACCCACCTGACGCTGGTGGAGAACCTGCGCACCTTCATGCAGGACGTCAACCGGTTCCTGACCGGCGTGGACGCCGGGGACGACGAGGTGTACGCGGCCAAGCAGGCGATCCTCAGCTACCTGCAGCAGTTCGTGCTCGATGCCGATCGGCCGGCCGGGGCGATCCGACGCGCCTGCACACGAATCGTGGACGTCGGCGTCGACCGACTGGCTGAACTGGCCGTTGAGGGTGCCAACCTCGCCCCCACGTTGACCGGTGAGGACCCACGGGCTGGTGCAGTCACCCAACTGACTGCCGAGATCCACGGGATCCTCGAGTGGTTCGGCGCCGACGGTGCCCGGCTGTTCGACGGCATGCTGCCCCGCGGCCGCGGCGGAGTACGAGGCTGCCGTTGA
- a CDS encoding 8-oxoguanine deaminase — translation MAEGRTVLVGGRASDTTADTPGAVAEIAIADGLIAQVGSAAGQVERRGGDTVIDVDGDIITAGLVNTHHHLYQWMTRGRATGCNLFDWLVTLYPVWAQLDVEDVLAAARVGLAELALSGCTTAADHHYLVPRGDDSVFDAIATAAAEVGIRLHLARGSMDLGESDGGLPPDHVVEDTESILVSTERVIDRWHDGEMVVVTVAPCSPFSVSETLMRESAALARRHGLKLHTHLAETREEEADCLARFGQRPLAVLEEWDWVASDVWYAHGVHFDDAEIARLAQAGAGVAHCPSSNARLAAGFCRTRDLRAAGVPVGLGVDGVASNEQGTLMTEMRQALWSARQGTQDPAALAAADALDMATVGGANCLGRPDVGRLVPGARADLVVWPGEDLADIPDPVEALVFGPDRRARLVFVGGQPVVQDGMLRGLDLAAARRDLAQRARRLWP, via the coding sequence ATGGCTGAGGGCCGGACCGTCCTGGTCGGCGGACGCGCGAGCGATACGACCGCGGACACACCGGGCGCCGTCGCCGAGATCGCCATCGCAGACGGCCTGATCGCGCAGGTCGGGTCCGCGGCCGGGCAGGTCGAGCGTCGCGGCGGCGACACCGTCATCGACGTCGACGGCGACATCATCACCGCGGGGCTGGTCAACACCCACCATCACCTCTACCAGTGGATGACCCGCGGGCGGGCCACCGGGTGCAACCTGTTCGACTGGCTGGTCACTCTGTATCCGGTGTGGGCGCAGCTCGACGTCGAGGACGTGCTGGCCGCGGCCCGCGTGGGTCTGGCTGAGCTGGCCCTGTCCGGCTGCACCACTGCCGCGGATCACCACTACCTGGTGCCGCGGGGAGACGACAGCGTGTTCGACGCCATCGCCACGGCGGCGGCTGAGGTGGGGATCCGGCTCCACCTGGCCCGCGGCTCGATGGACCTCGGCGAGTCCGACGGGGGGCTGCCTCCCGACCACGTCGTGGAGGACACCGAGTCGATCCTGGTCTCCACCGAGCGGGTGATCGACCGCTGGCACGACGGCGAGATGGTTGTGGTGACCGTCGCTCCTTGCAGCCCGTTCAGCGTCAGCGAGACGCTCATGCGCGAGTCGGCGGCGCTCGCCCGCCGCCACGGCCTGAAGCTGCACACCCACCTGGCCGAGACCCGGGAGGAGGAGGCGGACTGCCTGGCCCGCTTCGGCCAACGACCGCTGGCGGTGCTGGAGGAGTGGGACTGGGTCGCCTCTGATGTCTGGTACGCCCACGGCGTCCACTTCGACGACGCCGAGATCGCCCGGCTCGCGCAGGCCGGGGCCGGCGTGGCCCACTGCCCCTCCTCCAACGCCCGACTGGCGGCCGGGTTCTGCCGGACCCGCGACCTCCGGGCTGCCGGGGTTCCGGTGGGGCTCGGCGTGGACGGGGTGGCAAGCAACGAGCAGGGGACGCTCATGACCGAGATGCGCCAGGCGCTGTGGTCGGCCCGGCAGGGCACGCAGGACCCCGCGGCGCTGGCCGCGGCCGACGCTCTGGACATGGCGACCGTCGGCGGGGCGAACTGTCTCGGTCGGCCGGACGTCGGACGGCTGGTCCCGGGTGCGCGGGCCGACCTGGTGGTGTGGCCGGGGGAGGACCTGGCCGACATCCCCGACCCGGTCGAGGCGCTGGTGTTCGGCCCCGACCGGAGGGCCCGGCTGGTGTTCGTGGGCGGTCAGCCGGTCGTGCAGGACGGGATGCTCCGCGGCTTGGATCTGGCCGCGGCCCGGCGTGACCTGGCCCAGCGCGCCCGCCGGCTGTGGCCCTGA
- a CDS encoding TA system VapC family ribonuclease toxin, whose translation MSLLDANVLIAATESQHVHHDLVATHVGVGHPFATCPMTQGALLRYLVRMDHSAAESWQVLSQICAHPDHEFWPDLLGFDVVPAKGIQGHREITDAYLAALARANDGRVLTLDRGLATAQPDVTDLISP comes from the coding sequence GTGAGCCTCCTCGACGCCAACGTCCTGATCGCGGCCACCGAGTCGCAGCACGTCCATCACGACCTCGTGGCCACGCACGTCGGTGTGGGCCACCCCTTCGCGACCTGTCCGATGACGCAAGGGGCACTGCTGCGCTACTTGGTCCGGATGGACCATTCTGCAGCGGAGTCGTGGCAGGTCTTGTCGCAGATCTGCGCCCATCCCGATCACGAGTTCTGGCCCGACCTGCTTGGTTTCGACGTAGTGCCTGCCAAGGGAATCCAAGGCCACCGCGAGATCACCGATGCCTACCTCGCAGCCCTGGCGCGAGCGAACGACGGCCGGGTGCTGACCCTTGATCGAGGGCTCGCCACGGCCCAGCCGGACGTGACGGACCTGATCTCGCCGTAG
- a CDS encoding antitoxin produces MRTTIDLPEDLHGRAKAIARDSGITLSEAVAMLLRRGLTATGEARGIRTDGRGWPVVDAGRPVTSEDVRELDEEW; encoded by the coding sequence ATGCGGACCACGATCGATCTGCCGGAGGATCTGCACGGTCGCGCCAAGGCGATCGCGAGGGACTCGGGCATCACGCTGAGCGAAGCGGTGGCCATGCTCCTGCGGCGCGGCCTGACCGCAACAGGGGAGGCGAGGGGCATACGAACGGATGGGCGCGGGTGGCCGGTCGTGGATGCCGGGCGTCCCGTCACCTCCGAGGACGTACGGGAGCTCGACGAGGAGTGGTGA